In Rana temporaria chromosome 3, aRanTem1.1, whole genome shotgun sequence, a single window of DNA contains:
- the LOC120930485 gene encoding uncharacterized protein LOC120930485: MQNTENNTLTVNPQCSYKEDDTHSLPRIKSRCTTLSRASSQTNLTSASADSARSKRTSSRHSSITSLSSASDKATKARAKAEAACAMASYAEQEAELMREKAKSESEALKKKAEVEASLHLLKQQKNAAAALAEAEVFTRAAEAQYDGIENQTSSHSAIQRTREYVQSQATMYTDQQSNDAPRSSLTPLAISNFDTTQHCKAESGSQSGKSSGRMLGDQSANPPRVQTDARVLPPQANTSLDYSRKTYNRREQPPKQSGFSQAPHQPYQQQPYPEFTPEMYSPDATSAIEVAKFLMHHEIVGAGLMKFDDRPENYWAWKSSFLSGTQDLNLTEKEKFDQLVRWLGPESTEQAQRIRSVHVHDAAAGLAMVWRRLEQCYGSPEVIEDALLKRIENYPRITSKDYQKLRGLGDLLLEIEAAKSSGYLPGLSYLDTARGVEPIIEKLPYNLQERWVAQASRYKKDHRVAFPPFAFFAEFIEDQAEIRNDPSFAFLNKRTASFPKVEQKPPGLYKERRATVSVRKTEVPPESAANQEDNTRKKVEEPDKICPIHNKPHPLRKCRSFRSKTLEERKAYLKDNRICFKCCASIQHLAKDCTKTIQCAECNSDKHLSTLHPGPPPWKQEVPATQEDHGGEQGESTMPAVTSKCTEICTEQGRSRSCSKICLVKVYPAGFREKAIKMYTVLDEQSNRSLAKTEFFDLFGDKGSPTPYTLKTCSGVVETIGRRANNYIIESLDGKTKVTLPTLIECDEIPDDRSEIPTPEVARHHPHLVRIADQIPALDPDAAITLLLGRDILRVHKVREQYNGPHNAPFAQRLDLGWVIVGEVCLDGLHKPAKVNVYRTHLLQNGRTSCLCPCTNSLHIKERLDNPKHHRSIQRCMEDLASTGNTDKLGCKVFERTRDDDKPAPSVEDTLFLEIMDREVYRDKSGSWVAPLPFQSPRHRLPDNRVQAEKRFSLLQRTLQRKPNMKKHFQAFMQKIFDNKQAERAPPLQENQEHWYLPIFGVYHPQKPGQIRVVFDSSAKHEGISLNDVLLSGPDLNNTLLGVLIRFRKELVAVTADVQQMFYCFFVREDHRDYLRFLWYADNDFNKDITAYRMKVHVFGNSPSPAVAIYNLKRAAQQGERHGQEAKQFVMKNFYVDDGLASFSSNEEAINVLKSTKEMLAESNIRLNKVASNSYRVMEAFPMEDRAKDLKDLDLGTESPPLQRSLGLSWDLKTDSFTFRVSREEKPFTKRGVLSTVNSLYDPLGFVAPIIMQGKALLRQITTEQEQIDWDVLLPEEKQMQWKLWKDSLLELEQLNIPRPYVFVSLSATKRRELCVFSDASTMAIAAVTYLRVIDTEGQSHVGFIMGKSKLAPRPAHTVSRLELCAAVLAVEMADMITTELDIEIHAVNFYTDSKIVLGYIHNASKRFYTYVTNRVTRIRKSTSPDQWHHISTDKNPADHGTRLVSAAVLKQTNWFVGPSFLGKPETKETTQVETFQLIEPDQDKEVRPQVAVCKTLVTRDSLGAHRFERFSSWKSLTRAIGKLICLARYSCRATNTDQRSNDHLEQAKVAIIKCIQQEVFKEEIQSLLKKEEISRLSSLKKLNPILDENGVLRIGGRLSAADMTIQERHPFIIPKNHHIALLLVRHYHEQVAHQGRHFTEGAVRSAGLWIIGGKRLVSSVISKCVTCKKIRGKLEVQKMSNLPADRLASDPPFTHVGLDVFGPWNISSRKTRGGSAESKRWAVLFSCLSTRAVHIEVIESLSTSSFINALRRFFSIRGPAKLIRSDRGTNFIGACKELKIISTDSETGSYLQDQGCTWTFNPPHASHMGGAWERMIGVARRILDAMLLKVGSTRLTHEALTTLMAEVMAIMNARPLVPVSTDPEMPSVLTPAMLLTQKMEPVTAPSGDFDLKDLYTKQWRQVQSLADIFWKRWRQEYLVTLQPRKKWQDDKPNLQVGDIVLLKDTQAHRNEWPIGLIVGTDPSSDARVRKVEVRIVRQGIPKVYARPISEVVLLLSKG; this comes from the exons ATGCAGAACACAGAGAACAACACTCTGACAGTTAACCCTCAATGCTCCTATAAGGAGGATGACACACACAGCTTGCCAAGAATCAAGTCTAGATGCACAACATTGTCTAGAGCATCTAGTCAAACAAATCTGACTTCAGCTAGCGCAGATTCAGCAAGATCTAAGCGTACTAGTTCTAGACATTCAAGCATCACCAGTCTGTCATCGGCTAGCGACAAAGCGACTAAGGCAAGAGCAAAAGCAGAGGCAGCTTGCGCCATGGCTTCTTATGCGGAGCAAGAAGCTGAATTGATGAGAGAAAAAGCAAAGAGTGAATCTGAAGCACTCAAAAAGAAAGCAGAAGTGgaagcatctttacacttactcaAACAGCAGAAAAACGCTGCAGCAGCTTTAGCCGAGGCAGAAGTTTTCACAAGGGCTGCCGAAGCTCAGTACGATGGCATAGAAAACCAGACGTCATCCCACAGCGCAATCCAGCGCACCCGTGAGTACGTACAGTCACAAGCAACCATGTACACCGACCAGCAGTCCAACGACGCACCTAGGTCTTCATTGACTCCACTAGCAATAAGCAACTTTGATACTACGCAACATTGCAAGGCTGAATCAGGATCCCAGAGTGGGAAGTCAAGTGGTCGCATGCTCGGAGACCAATCTGCCAACCCTCCAAGAGTGCAAACGGATGCTCGCGTACTCCCTCCTCAAGCAAATACAAGTCTGGACTATAGCAGAAAGACTTACAACAGACGAGAACAACCACCTAAACAAAGTGGATTCAGTCAAGCGCCTCATCAGCCTTACCAGCAGCAGCCATACCCTGAGTTTACACCCGAGATGTATTCGCCAGACGCAACAAGTGCTATAGAAGTGGCAAAATTCCTGATGCACCATGAGATAGTAGGCGCTGGTCTCATGAAATTCGATGACCGTCCAGAAAACTACTGGGCCTGGAAGTCATCTTTCCTGAGTGGTACCCAAGACTTAAATCTGACAGAGAAAGAAAAGTTTGACCAGCTCGTCAGATGGCTAGGACCAGAGTCCACTGAGCAAGCCCAAAGGATCAGATCAGTACATGTTcatgacgcagcagcaggacttgcaATGGTGTGGCGGAGACTAGAACAATGCTATGGATCACCTGAAGTGATCGAGGATGCTCTGCTGAAAAGGATAGAAAACTATCCAAGAATAACAAGTAAGGATTACCAAAAGCTGAGAGGTTTGGGAGACCTACTCTTAGAAATAGAAGCCGCTAAGTCTAGTGGATATCTGCCAGGTCTCTCATATCTGGATACAGCACGTGGAGTTGAGCCCATAATCGAGAAACTTCCTTACAACTTGCAAGAAAGGTGGGTAGCTCAAGCTTCAAGATACAAGAAAGATCATCGAGTTGCATTTCCACCGTTCGCCTTCTTCGCTGAATTCATAGAAGACCAAGCTGAAATACGCAATGACCCAAGCTTTGCTTTCCTGAACAAGAGAACGGCAAGCTTCCCAAAGGTAGAGCAGAAACCTCCAGGGCTTTACAAAGAACGCAGAGCAACAGTTTCTGTAAGGAAGACAGAAGTTCCGCCTGAAtctgcagccaatcaggaagacaACACAAGGAAGAAAGTTGAGGAGCCAGACAAAATATGTCCTATCCACAACAAGCCTCATCCACTAAGAAAATGTCGCAGTTTCAGAAGTAAGACATTAGAAGAGCGCAAAGCTTATCTTAAAGACAATCGCATTTGTTTCAAATGCTGCGCTTCAATTCAGCATCTTGCAAAAGACTGTACAAAAACAATACAATGCGCAGAGTGTAACAGTGACAAACACTTGTCAACACTGCACCCGGGACCACCACCATGGAAACAAGAAGTTCCGGCAACTCAAGAAGACCATGGTGGGGAGCAAGGCGAGAGTACAATGCCAGCAGTAACCTCAAAGTGCACTGAGATCTGTACAGAGCAGGGCCGCTCAAGATCATGCTCCAAGATATGCTTAGTCAAGGTGTATCCAGCAGGTTTCAGAGAGAAGGCAATCAAAATGTACACAGTCTTGGATGAACAGAGTAACAGATCTCTGGCAAAAACAGAATTCTTTGACCTCTTCGGTGACAAAGGAAGTCCAACTCCATACACCTTGAAGACTTGTTCTGGAGTTGTAGAGACAATAGGGAGAAGAGCAAATAACTACATCATCGAGTCATTAGATGGAAAGACAAAGGTGACTCTTCCTACCCTCATAGAATGTGATGAGATACCAGACGACAGGTCAGAGATTCCCACACCTGAAGTTGCTCGTCATCACCCACATCTGGTGCGAATAGCAGACCAAATACCAGCACTAGATCCAGATGCTGCAATTACCCTTCTACTCGGGAGAGATATTCTCAGAGTGCACAAAGTCAGAGAACAGTACAATGGGCCACACAATGCACCATTTGCACAACGCCTTGATCTCGGATGGGTCATCGTTGGAGAAGTATGTCTAGACGGACTGCACAAACCAGCAAAGGTAAATGTCTACAGAACACATCTGTTGCAGAATGGTCGTACATCTTGTCTTTGCCCATGTACCAACAGTCTACACATTAAAGAGAGATTAGATAACCCAAAACATCATCGAAGTATACAGAGGTGCATGGAAGACTTAGCCTCAACTGGAAATACAGATAAACTGGGTTGTAAGGTGTTTGAAAGAACACGAGACGACGACAAGCCAGCACCCTCGGTGGAAGATACCCTCTTCCTTGAGATCATGGACAGAGAAGTCTACAGAGACAAGTCAGGCAGCTGGGTAGCCCCTCTACCCTTCCAGTCACCACGCCATCGCCTTCCTGACAACAGGGTACAAGCAGAGAAACGCTTCAGTTTGTTGCAGCGCACTCTACAAAGAAAGCCAAATATGAAGAAACACTTCCAAGCCTTCATGCAAAAGATTTTTGACAACAAGCAGGCAGAAAGGGCACCACCACTACAAGAAAACCAAGAACACTGGTACTTACCAATATTTGGGGTGTATCATCCTCAGAAACCAGGTCAGATACGTGTAGTATTTGACTCTAGTGCGAAGCACGAAGGCATCTCATTAAATGACGTCCTTCTCAGCGGACCTGACCTGAACAACACACTCCTTGGAGTACTCATCAGGTTCAGAAAAGAACTCGTAGCAGTAACAGCAG atgtACAACAGATGTTCTACTGTTTCTTCGTTCGAGAAGATCACAGAGACTACTTAAGGTTCCTGTGGTATGCAGACAATGACTTTAACAAAGACATCACAGCGTACAGGATGAAGGTACATGTGTTTGGaaacagcccttccccagctgtagctaTCTACAATCTGAAACGAGCAGCACAGCAAGGTGAAAGACATGGTCAAGAAGCCAAACAGTTCGTCATGAAGAACTTCTACGTGGACGATGGACTTGCTTCTTTCTCCAGCAACGAAGAAGCTATTAACGTCCTGAAAAGTACAAAAGAAATGTTGGCAGAATCCAACATAAGATTAAACAAGGTAGCTTCCAACAGCTACAGAGTCATGGAAGCATTTCCAATGGAAGACCGTGCTAAAGACCTCAAAGACTTAGATCTAGGAACAGAATCACCACCCTTGCAAAGAAGTCTTGGGCTTAGTTGGGACCTAAAGACTGACAGTTTCACCTTCAGGGTCTCCAGAGAAGAGAAACCATTCACAAAAAGAGGCGTCCTATCTACAGTCAACAGTCTTTATGACCCCCTGGGATTCGTAGCACCCATCATCATGCAAGGCAAAGCTCTTTTGAGACAGATCACTACTGAGCAAGAACAAATTGACTGGGACGTACTTCTTCCTGAAGAGAAGCAAATGCagtggaagttgtggaaagactcATTGTTAGAGCTTGAACAACTCAACATTCCAAGACCGTACGTATTTGTTTCCTTGTCTGCTACAAAGAGGAGAGAATTATGCGTATTCTCTGACGCTTCCACTATGGCTATTGCAGCTGTAACTTACCTTAGGGTAATAGACACTGAGGGACAAAGCCATGTTGGGTTCATCATGGGAAAATCTAAACTAGCTCCCAGACCTGCTCACACTGTCTCACGTCTAGAACTTTGTGCTGCTGTCTTAGCGGTAGAGATGGCAGACATGATTACTACTGAACTGGACATTGAGATCCATGCAGTGAACTTTTATACAGACAGCAAGATTGTGTTAGGATATATTCACAACGCTTCAAAAAGATTTTACACATACGTGACCAACAGAGTGACACGTATCAGAAAGTCTACAAGTCCAGATCAGTGGCATCACATCAGCACAGACAAGAACCCAGCTGATCATGGGACAAGATTGGTGTCAGCCGCTGTACTCAAGCAAACTAACTGGTTCGTAGGTCCATCGTTTCTTGGTAAGCCAGAAACCAAAGAGACTACTCAGGTAGAGACCTTTCAGCTCATAGAACCAGATCAAGACAAAGAGGTAAGACCTCAAGTTGCAGTTTGTAAGACTTTAGTTACCAGAGACAGTCTGGGCGCCCATAGATTTGAAAGGTTTTCCAGTTGGAAGTCTTTAACCCGTGCAATCGGAAAACTTATCTGTCTAGCTAGATACTCCTGCAGAGCTACTAATACTGATCAGCGTAGCAACGACCATCTTGAACAAGCTAAGGTCGCGATCATCAAATGCATCCAGCAGGAAGTCTTTAAAGAAGAAATTCAAAGCCTTCTGAAAAAGGAAGAGATTTCTCGACTCAGTTCGCTCAAGAAGTTGAACCCTATCCTCGACGAAAACGGAGTACTAAGAATTGGAGGTCGTTTGTCGGCAGCAGATATGACTATTCAAGAGAGACATCCCTTCATCATACCTAAGAATCATCACATCGCTCTTCTTCTGGTAAGACACTATCATGAGCAAGTTGCACATCAAGGACGACACTTCACTGAAGGAGCAGTACGGTCAGCAGGATTGTGGATCATAGGAGGTAAGAGACTAGTCTCCAGCGTGATCAGCAAATGCGTTACCTGTAAGAAGATTAGAGGGAAACTTGAGGTTCAGAAGATGTCAAACTTACCTGCAGACAGACTTGCTTCAGATCCTCCGTTCACTCACGTAGGTCTAGACGTTTTTGGACCATGGAACATCTCTTCTCGCAAGACCAGAGGAGGCAGTGCCGAAAGTAAACGTTGGGCTGTTCTGTTCTCCTGTCTGAGTACTAGAGCAGTTCATATTGAAGTGATTGAATCTTTATCCACTTCAAGTTTCATCAATGCCTTGAGAAGATTCTTCTCTATCAGAGGACCAGCGAAATTGATTCGTTCAGACCGTGGCACAAACTTTATTGGGGCCTGCAAGGAGTTGAAGATCATCTCTACAGACTCTGAAACAGGTTCCTATCTTCAAGATCAAGGATGCACTTGGACTTTTAATCCTCCACACGCATCGcatatgggaggagcctgggagaggatGATTGGAGTAGCTCGTCGTATTCTGGATGCCATGCTCCTGAAGGTTGGGTCTACTCGCCTCACTCATGAAGCTTTGACTACACTAATGGCTGAAGTCATGGCCATTATGAACGCCAGACCTTTGGTTCCAGTGTCTACAGATCCGGAGATGCCGTCAGTCTTGACACCCGCAATGCTGCTGACCCAGAAGATGGAACCAGTGACAGCTCCCTCAGGAGACTTTGACCTCAAGGACTTGTACACCAAGCAATGGAGACAAGTTCAAAGTCTTGCGGACATTTTCTGGAAGAGGTGGAGACAGGAATACCTGGTGACACTCCAGCCACGCAAGAAATGGCAAGATGACAAACCCAACTTACAAGTTGGAGACATTGTCTTATTAAAAGACACTCAGGCCCACAGGAACGAATGGCCTATTGGACTCATTGTGGGGACTGATCCTAGTAGTGATGCTAGAGTTAGAAAGGTTGAAGTTAGAATTGTTAGACAGGGCATTCCCAAGGTGTATGCTAGGCCAATTTCCGAAGTAGTTTTACTTCTGTCCAAAGGTTAG